A portion of the Cryptomeria japonica chromosome 5, Sugi_1.0, whole genome shotgun sequence genome contains these proteins:
- the LOC131055063 gene encoding 4-coumarate--CoA ligase yields MAAKEEEFVYRSKLPDISIPNHLPLHTYCFERMAEVKERACIIEGSTGKVYHYEQVKSISTWVGAGLARLGVGRGDVIMILLPNCPEFVFTFLGASFIGAITTPANPHYTPGEIAKQAHASGAKLVITRATYVEKLNNVNQHLIIVTLEDPAPQGCVAFSVLLEQQACEMGFEVGPEEVVALPFSSGTTGLPKGVMLTHSALVSTVAQQVDGENTNVHLRPDDVMLCLLPLFHIYSLNMLLCSLRSGASVLIVEKFEMCTLLRLIQSFKVSFAPLVPPLVLAMAKNPAVEKYDLSSLRMLMSGAAPLGKDLEEALQAKIPNATIAQGYGMTEAGPVIAMSLAFAKEPFPIKSGSGGTVVRNAQIKIIDLSTGLSLPHGQSGEICIRGPQLMKGYLNNPEATAKTIDKNGWLHTGDIGYIDDDEELFIVDRVKELIKYKAFQVAPAELEAILVKHPFIADVAVVAQKDEAVGELPVAFVVISGNHEITAEEIKQFVAKEVVFYKKLHHVYFVDSIPKSQSGKILRNQMQSKFPSG; encoded by the exons ATGGCTGCAAAAGAAGAAGAGTTTGTGTACAGATCAAAGCTTCCGGACATTTCAATACCAAACCATTTGCCATTACACACCTACTGTTTTGAAAGAATGGCGGAGGTGAAAGAGAGAGCGTGCATTATAGAGGGCTCCACAGGGAAAGTTTACCACTACGAGCAAGTGAAGTCAATAAGCACATGGGTGGGCGCTGGTCTGGCCAGACTCGGAGTTGGGCGGGGTGATGTAATAATGATTCTACTGCCCAATTGCCCTGAATTCGTATTTACTTTCCTTGGAGCTTCTTTCATTGGTGCCATCACCACGCCTGCAAATCCTCACTATACTCCCGGGGAGATTGCGAAGCAGGCCCATGCCTCAGGAGCCAAGCTCGTCATCACCAGGGCAACATACGTGGAGAAGCTCAATAATGTGAACCAACATCTTATCATTGTTACTCTTGAGGACCCGGCACCACAAGGATGCGTGGCCTTTAGTGTTCTTCTTGAACAACAAG CCTGCGAAATGGGATTTGAAGTGGGACCGGAGGAGGTGGTTGCGCTGCCCTTTTCTTCTGGGACGACTGGGCTTCCCAAGGGTGTTATGTTGACACACTCAGCGCTTGTTTCTACCGTTGCTCAACAGGTGGATGGAGAAAACACTAACGTGCATCTCCGCCCAGATGACGTCATGTTGTGCCTGCTGCCGCTTTTTCatatttattctcttaatatgctgCTTTGCTCACTCAGAAGTGGCGCTTCTGTTTTGATTGTGGAGAAATTTGAAATGTGTACACTACTACGGTTGATACAGAGTTTCAAAGTTAGTTTTGCACCTTTAGTGCCTCCCCTGGTCTTGGCCATGGCGAAGAATCCAGCGGTGGAGAAATATGATCTTTCGTCTCTGAGAATGCTCATGTCAGGTGCTGCACCTCTTGGAAAGGATTTGGAGGAGGCACTTCAAGCAAAGATTCCCAATGCGACTATTGCCCAG GGATATGGCATGACAGAAGCTGGGCCAGTAATAGCGATGAGCCTTGCATTTGCAAAGGAACCATTCCCAATAAAATCTGGTTCAGGGGGAACTGTCGTTAGGAACGCCCAGATAAAGATCATTGATTTGAGTACCGGACTCTCACTTCCTCACGGTCAATCAGGCGAGATTTGCATTCGTGGCCCACAATTAATGAAAG GCTATCTAAACAATCCAGAGGCCACAGCCAAGACTATAGACAAGAATGGGTGGTTGCATACAGGTGACATTGGTTACATTGATGACGACGAGGAGCTTTTCATTGTAGACCGTGTGAAGGAGCTCATCAAATACAAAGCCTTCCAG GTGGCTCCTGCAGAACTAGAAGCCATTTTGGTGAAACATCCCTTTATAGCAGACGTGGCAGTAGTCGC ACAAAAAGACGAAGCTGTAGGAGAGCTGCCAGTAGCATTTGTGGTCATATCTGGTAACCATGAAATAACTGCCGAAGAGATCAAGCAATTTGTGGCCAAAGAG GTGGTGTTTTACAAGAAACTTCACCATGTCTACTTTGTAGATTCAATTCCTAAATCTCAGTCAGGAAAGATATTGCGCAATCAAATGCAATCCAAATTTCCATCAGGATGA